A portion of the Phyllopteryx taeniolatus isolate TA_2022b chromosome 15, UOR_Ptae_1.2, whole genome shotgun sequence genome contains these proteins:
- the LOC133490112 gene encoding histone H3-like, producing the protein MARTKQTARKSTGGKAPRKQLATKAARKSAPATGGVKKPHRYRPGTVALREIRRYQKSTELLIRKLPFQRLVREIAQDFKTDLRFQSSAVMALQESSEAYLVGLFEDTNLCAIHAKRVTIMPKDIQLARRIRGERA; encoded by the coding sequence ATGGCGAGAACCAAGCAAACAGCCCGTAAGTCGACCGGCGGCAAAGCCCCCAGGAAGCAGCTGGCCACCAAGGCCGCCCGCAAGAGCGCCCCGGCTACCGGCGGCGTCAAGAAGCCTCACCGCTACAGACCCGGCACCGTGGCCCTCCGCGAGATCCGCCGCTACCAGAAATCCACCGAGCTGCTCATCCGCAAGCTGCCCTTCCAGCGCCTGGTCAGGGAGATCGCTCAGGACTTCAAGACCGACCTGCGCTTCCAGAGCTCGGCCGTCATGGCTCTGCAGGAGTCCAGCGAGGCTTACCTGGTCGGCCTGTTCGAGGACACCAACCTGTGCGCCATCCACGCCAAGCGGGTCACCATCATGCCCAAGGACATCCAGCTGGCCCGCAGGATCCGCGGAGAACGCGCTTGA
- the LOC133490117 gene encoding histone H2B-like → MPEPAKSAPKKGSKKAVTKTASKPGKGKRRRGRKESYAIYVYKVLKQVHPDTGISSKAMSIMNSFVNDIFERIASEASRLAHYNKRSTITSREIQTAVRLLLPGELAKHAVSEGTKAVTKYTSSK, encoded by the coding sequence ATGCCCGAGCCAGCCAAGTCCGCGCCCAAGAAGGGCTCAAAGAAAGCGGTCACCAAGACCGCCAGCAAGCCCGGCAAGGGCAAGAGAAGGCGGGGAAGGAAGGAGAGCTACGCCATTTACGTGTACAAGGTCCTCAAGCAAGTCCACCCCGACACCGGCATCTCGTCTAAGGCCATGAGCATCATGAACTCGTTCGTCAACGACATCTTTGAGCGCATCGCCTCCGAAGCTTCTCGCCTGGCTCACTACAACAAGCGCTCCACCATCACGTCCAGGGAGATCCAGACCGCCGTCCGCCTCCTGCTGCCCGGCGAGCTGGCCAAGCACGCCGTGTCCGAGGGTACCAAGGCCGTCACCAAGTACACCAGCTCCAAGTGA
- the LOC133490158 gene encoding histone H4: protein MSGRGKGGKGLGKGGAKRHRKVLRDNIQGITKPAIRRLARRGGVKRISGLIYEETRGVLKVFLENVIRDAVTYTEHAKRKTVTAMDVVYALKRQGRTLYGFGG, encoded by the coding sequence ATGTCTGGTCGAGGAAAGGGAGGCAAAGGTTTGGGGAAAGGCGGCGCCAAGCGTCACCGCAAAGTTCTCCGCGACAACATCCAGGGTATCACCAAGCCTGCCATCCGCCGCCTGGCTCGCCGCGGCGGAGTCAAGCGCATCTCCGGCCTCATCTACGAGGAGACCCGCGGCGTGCTCAAGGTCTTCTTGGAGAACGTCATCCGCGACGCCGTCACCTACACCGAGCACGCCAAGCGGAAGACCGTCACCGCCATGGACGTCGTGTACGCCCTCAAGAGACAAGGACGCACTCTGTACGGTTTCGGAGGTTAA
- the LOC133490115 gene encoding histone H2B 1/2-like, with protein MPEPSKPAPKKGSKKAVTKTASKPGKGKRRRGRKESYAIYVYKVLKQVHPDTGISSKAMGIMNSFVNDIFERIASEASRLAHYNKRSTITSREIQTAVRLLLPGELAKHAVSEGTKAVTKYTSSK; from the coding sequence ATGCCAGAGCCATCGAAGCCCGCGCCCAAGAAGGGATCCAAGAAAGCGGTTACCAAGACCGCCAGCAAGCCCGGCAAGGGCAAGAGAAGGAGGGGAAGGAAGGAGAGCTACGCCATCTACGTGTACAAGGTCCTCAAGCAGGTCCACCCCGATACCGGCATCTCCTCCAAGGCCATGGGCATCATGAACTCGTTCGTCAACGACATCTTCGAGCGTATCGCCTCCGAAGCTTCTCGCCTCGCTCACTACAACAAGCGCTCCACCATCACGTCCAGGGAGATCCAGACCGCAGTCCGCCTCCTGCTACCCGGCGAGCTGGCTAAGCACGCCGTGTCCGAGGGCACCAAGGCCGTCACCAAGTACACCAGCTCCAAGTGA
- the LOC133490107 gene encoding oocyte zinc finger protein XlCOF6.1-like, with product MFARTTAKDEQELCGAKEESERQRRLKNPRAELHGADASEKYLRREQQALESRDIKEEEDWEPLHVKEEEQQPSYVKEEDDFTEIPVTVVLLKSEDEVRSEENGGAGPPSSSSSQRVKTEGDGEHRGGSRADRLLAPLSDSDDITSHSPDTDDDRSEGHMTCHADNKPWKCSQCGETFVYKSLLETHMVFHTGEKLFACSVCDQRFSQKRYLRRHTRTHLGEKRFACSVCGIRFSTKGYVKLHTLTHTGEKPFACSVCSRRFFQKVHLISHTRTHTGEKPFSCSFCEQRFSTKGNLRIHTRIHTGEKPFSCSVCGQRFSERRVLTTHSRTHTGEKPFACLNCDKSFSTSANLKTHTRTHTGEKPFPCLVCGQRFSERRTLTTHTRTHTGEKPFACSDCGKRFSQKGNLKRHTSAHK from the exons ATGTTTGCAAGGACGACGGCAAAGGACGAGCAGGAACTTTGTGGAGCAAAAGAGGAGAGCGAGCGGCAACGTCGACTCAAGAATCCCCGAGCTGAGTTGCATGGAGCAG ACGCCAGTGAAAAATATCTTCGTCGCGAGCAGCAGGCGTTAGAGTCCCgtgacattaaagaggaagaagactGGGAACCGCTTCACGTTAAAGAGGAGGAGCAACAACCCTCGTACGTTAAAGAGGAGGACGATTTCACAGAGATTCCGGTGACTGTTGTCCttctgaagagtgaagatgaagttCGGAGTGAGGAGAACGGAGGTGCGgggcctccaagcagcagctcaagtcaacgcGTGaaaacagaaggtgatggagaacaccgtggaggatcACGAGCAGACCGCCTCTTAGCCCCGCTGTCCGATAGCGACGACATAACGTCCCACTCTCCTGACACTGATGACGACCGGTCTGAAGGTCATATGACATGTCACGCTGACAACAAACcgtggaaatgttctcagtgcgGGGAAACCTTTGTCTACAAGTCTCTTTTGGAAACACATATGGTTTtccacactggagaaaaactttttgcctgctcggtttgtgatcaaagattctctcagaagagATACTTACGAAGACACACGAGAACGCACTTGGGAGAGAAAcgttttgcctgctcagtttgcggtatAAGATTCTCTACAAAGGGATATGTCAAATTGCATACATTAActcacactggcgagaaaccttttgcctgctcagtgtgCAGTCGAAGATTCTTTCAAAAAGTACACTTGATCtctcacacaagaacacacacaggagagaaacctttcTCCTGCTCATTTTGCGAGCAACGATTCTCAACAAAAGGAAATTTAAGAATACACACGAGaatacacactggtgagaaacctttctcCTGCTCAGTATGCGGTCAAAGGTTCTCTGAGAGACGCGTTTTGACGACACactcaagaacacacactggagagaaaccttttgcctgcttgaATTGCGATAAAAGCTTCTCTACAAGCGCAAACTTAAAAacgcacacaagaacacacactggcgagaaaccttttccctgcttagtttgcggtcaaagattctctgagagGCGCACTTTGACGACACACACgagaacgcacactggagagaagccttttgcctgctccgATTGTGGGAAAAGATTCTCTCAAAAAGGAAACTTGAAGCGTCACACGAGTGCACACAAGTGA
- the LOC133490114 gene encoding histone H2A-like, with translation MSGRGKSGKARAKAKTRSSRAGLQFPVGRVHRLLRKGNYAQRIGAGAPVYLAAVLEYLTAEILELAGNAARDNKKTRIIPRHLQLAVRNDEELNKLLGGVTIAQGGVLPNIQAVLLPKKTEKGGKTK, from the coding sequence ATGTCAGGTCGCGGGAAATCTGGAAAGGCGCGAGCAAAGGCCAAGACTCGCTCATCCCGGGCCGGACTTCAGTTCCCGGTGGGTCGTGTCCACAGACTGCTCCGCAAAGGCAACTACGCTCAGCGCATCGGTGCCGGCGCCCCCGTCTACTTGGCGGCCGTGCTCGAGTACCTGACCGCCGAGATTCTGGAGCTAGCCGGCAACGCCGCCCGCGACAACAAGAAGACCAGAATCATCCCTCGTCATCTGCAGCTGGCTGTCCGCAACGACGAGGAGCTCAACAAGCTTCTCGGTGGGGTCACCATCGCCCAGGGTGGAGTTCTGCCCAACATCCAGGCCGTCCTTCTGCCCAAGAAGACCGAGAAAGGCGGCAAAACAAAGTAA